From Phragmites australis chromosome 5, lpPhrAust1.1, whole genome shotgun sequence, a single genomic window includes:
- the LOC133917646 gene encoding uncharacterized protein LOC133917646 produces the protein MELEAAAPVPSRRDGRKLTRCPRMQLDTKTATAVEQSTGESIADATGAGAIEGAMRVKIVLSKQQLKQVAAAVAGGGSFALPPALEQLVSVLKRQHAKKQAAAVAAEVAIGRRRERWSPALQSIPEECFS, from the coding sequence ATGGAGTTGGAGGCTGCCGCGCCGGTGCCGAGCAGGAGGGACGGCAGGAAGCTGACGAGGTGCCCGCGGATGCAGCTGGACACCAAGACGGCCACGGCAGTGGAGCAGTCCACTGGGGAGAGCATCGCCGAcgccaccggcgccggcgccatcgAGGGCGCGATGCGCGTAAAGATCGTGCTCAGCAAGCAGCAGCTGAAGCAGGTGGCCGCGGCCGTCGCCGGGGGCGGCTCCTTCGCGCTGCCGCCGGCGCTGGAGCAGCTCGTGAGCGTGCTCAAGCGGCAGCACGCGAAGAAGCAGGCGGCCGCGGTGGCTGCCGAGGTGGCTATCGGAAGGCGCCGGGAGCGGTGGTCGCCGGCGCTGCAGAGCATCCCGGAGGAATGCTTTAGCTAG